TAAATACGTTAATTCCTACAATAAATAATATACTTACGATTCCAATAAATATATTTCCTCGATCTTTATTTTTCGCTATATTTGTATACCTCATAATAATTGTCATCAGTAACGAAGCTAATACTAACGGCACGATTGGGAAGAGTAAGTAAATAAAAATCATATATATGTAATATGTAATAAATGCGCCACTTTTTAAACCGTATGTAATGAAGATTGGTAATAAAATAAATGAACTCATTACGTATTGTGTAATTAATACCGTTAAAAATTTTGCCGAAATAATTTGCGCTGGTTTTAATGGTAACGGAAGTAACATTTCAATGTCATTGCTGTAGTAAAATACAGTTAAAATGTTCGTTATACTCATTAAAAATACCCATATACTCGCAATCGCAAGTCCCATTGCAATAATCATTCCCGGCCCTTGCCCTAATTGTTTCAGACCTTCATACATTCCGTGCGTCATCGAACCAAATATTAAAAAGCCAACAAATAAAATAGCTGCAAATGAAAATAAATACGCCCATCGCTTCTTCTTATCTGTTATAAAATCTGCGTAATTTAACTTTAATAGTACCTTCGTTAACGTCCAAATTTTACTCATTGCCCGTCATCTCCAAGAACATTTTTTCAAGTGATTCATTGGATTTAAAATGATCTCTCATTTCATCTAAATTTCCTTTAAACTGCAAATTCCCCTTATTAATGATAGCAACCCGGTCACATATTTTTTCTGCCACTTCTAATACGTGTGTAGAGAAAAATACAATCTTTCCTTTATCCGCATGCTCTCTCATCATTTCTTTTAAAATATATGCAGATTTCGGATCAAGTCCTGTTAATGGTTCATCTAAAATCCATACATCTGGCTCATGCACGAGCACACCAATAATAACGATTTTTTGTCTCATACCGTGCGAATAACTTTGAATTTGATCAGATAAAGCATTATAAAGATCAAACTTCTTTGCTAAAGATTCTATTCGTTCTTGTCTTACTTCTTTCGGCACTTCATACATATCAGCCATAAAGTTTAAATATTCAATTCCTTTTAAACGTAAAAACATATCTGGACTATCCGGCACATAACCAAACGTCTTCTTCGCTTCCATCGGCTCTTCCATAATATTTTTTCCGTTAATCGTAATAGTCCCTTTGTCCACCCCATGAATACCAGTAATCATCTTAATTGTCGTTGATTTACCCGCACCATTCGGTCCTAAAAATCCAAAGATTTCGCCGCTAGGTACAGATAAACTTAAATCTTTTACGGCATAAGTAGACCCATTATAACTTTTTGACACATTCGTAATTTCAATCATTCCATCCAATCCTTTCCTTAATTACCAAATAACTATATTGATATTATAGCATACTTATATTTTTAGATTTTGTATTTTTCAGTTTTTAACCTTTAAAATAAATATACAGACCTAACCCAACGATTAAAACGACAGCTAGTATAATATAAATCATCGTAAGCCTTCTAATATTCCCTTTTGTCGCTTTACTATAATTTGCATCACCCTTTCGCCCAATTAACACCGTCACGACTACAGTAATGACTACAAGTAATACAACGATCATGATCCAATTTAGCATACCTTCCTA
This genomic interval from Bacillus thuringiensis contains the following:
- a CDS encoding ABC transporter ATP-binding protein, coding for MIEITNVSKSYNGSTYAVKDLSLSVPSGEIFGFLGPNGAGKSTTIKMITGIHGVDKGTITINGKNIMEEPMEAKKTFGYVPDSPDMFLRLKGIEYLNFMADMYEVPKEVRQERIESLAKKFDLYNALSDQIQSYSHGMRQKIVIIGVLVHEPDVWILDEPLTGLDPKSAYILKEMMREHADKGKIVFFSTHVLEVAEKICDRVAIINKGNLQFKGNLDEMRDHFKSNESLEKMFLEMTGNE